The DNA sequence GTATGGTTGCTAGCCCTACTTTTATAAGCTCTAAGCTATTAGAAATGGGACGATGGTAATTGGTGAGGCGAGGGATTGAAGGAGCGAGGGTCCGAGAAAGATAGCAAATTAAAACCTGAAAAGGAAGGGAAGGTGCATGACCTAAGAAATAAATGGTTGATTTGTATTAACTTTGTATaagtatataaaaatacaaaaatacataaaaattgattttgataattaattttagtataaaattttaGCTTAGTCCTTAATAATTTTAATCTGATATATTAGTTCCAAAGCATCTAAACTAAAAATTAGTATGTACTATATTAAAATGTTAGCCATAATTAGTCTTAGATggtataaagaaaaattaaaacgtaACATTGTTTTTCAAAATGAAAAATTAGTCATGAATTAATTTTGCAAAAATATTTGGTACAAAAATACttgttaaataatatatgtatttatatatattatgttgaGTAGGGCAATACAATTTTCGACGAATTcgtgtctttttttttattatatttcacaTGAGTATTATTTAGTCAATCATTCATGACCGTGGAGAGAGTTGTGTGAATCAATTAGtgtgttcttctttcttttaatttaaatgCAACATGTGAAAagttacatataatttttttttcattttataaaagtcaaataaaaaacATTTGATAAACAAGTTATTTGGTATAAATTcacatgcaatttacttttatggaATTTGTTAGTGgagaattattagataataatttaatcaaatatgttaaatcatctaacgatttttaactgataattttatataaaaatactgtACGTGAGTCTTTgctaagttatttttagaaaaaatgacaAATCGATCTCTAAATTTTTGGAGCATGGACATTTAAATTCctgagaatttaaaaaatatatttaagtcttTAACTTATTCAAAATTTGAATACTTTAATATTTGGATctaatttttgtgattttaaaaactttcttatGTGTGTGCAATGTATCAACCAAGTTAGTATAACAGGAGTCACGTTTGATATTTCTATTGAATCTAACAGACCCAATTGAACATGAAGAATTGATATGTCTAGATTTTAAGAAGATTAaggatttaaatatatttttaaatcttcaGGAACTTAAATGTCTGCAGATTAAAAGATCAAGAAGttatttatccttttctcttatttttataacaaagtcttcctcctttttctccctttttttttctcttcaaaattcGCACATAGCTCAAAATAATGtttttcaactttttatttttctttttagttattttcttgtaCAATTTAACTTAAAatctaattcttttttattttttatttctaaagaaaaacatagaaagacatataaattattttgcattaataataaaagaagaagaaggatgatgaaaaagaaaaaaataaaaaaataaagaaaaaatatatatattgtaactaaaatttatgtattttaccATAACATTTATGTGTTATTACAATAACTGAAACTCGTGTTTTAACTAAAACTGCCTATGTATTTTTCAACCGGAATTAATTACAGCATATCGAATTTTAGCCATATAAAATACATTATGGCCAACGGATCACTGGCTGAATAATGATAATACAGCTCATTTTGTCACATATCAGAAGCTATCATTTAGTTGGTTGGATGCGTTCTGGCCTCATGCTGGAGAATGTATGACCCTTTTAATCCCTCTGATATTTTTGGATTGTTAAGTGTAATACTCACTATTCTATTTTTGTGATTAGTTCACACctttgaaaaagaaaatcatggaaaaatgaataaataaaagagcacAGTTGAAGAAAAACACCACATATTTGTAGAAAACAGTGTGTTGTCCAATTCAGCACATTGGCTAAACCATCCCAAATTATCTTCATGTTATAAAATAATGAAATATGAAATGTTAATTAAACTGATTGTAAATATTAGAAACAAAAGTGAATTACATAAACATACActagaaataaatttaaatttttaataaaataactataggaaaagtatataaaaaataaatactaattagttatttatacaaaatatgaaatatattaaaaatatgttaaacaacatatataaatatacacaaatatataataattgattttgtataaatatactattttattaataaattaaaaaataaaataaaatactttactccaaaattttattattctcactatttttattattttttcacaaatttataaaagtaaaacaCATGTAAGGTGCTTTTAATTTTCCCTATTAGTATAAAATTCTTAACGTATAAAATTCTTAACGAAAAAGGCAGCGAGGTCACGCCGTCACGCGCAGGATAGAACGTGGGCCTATTCAACGCACCAAAAAGCTGAATTAAATAAATTTGGCTACCTAGGCAGGCAATTGCACCTATAAGTAAATTCATTTCACATTCATACAGTAAGAGCAAGCCCAGCAATTAAGCGAATACTTACCAACcaaaacagaagaaaaagaaaaaagaaacccaGAAGATCTGAAAAAATGAGTCTGAGCAAGATGCATGTTTCTATGTTTGGTTTGGTGTTGGTGGTAGTAATGATGAGTGGCATGATGGGTTTGAGTGAGGCAGCATCAAGCAGCAGTGACAACTCTTGTGCTTCTCAACTGATTCCATGTGTCGATTACCTGAACTCAACGAAGCCACCAAGTTCTTGCTGCACGCCACTCAAACAAACCGTTGCGACGCAACTAACCTGCCTCTGCAACCTTTTCAATACTCCCGGTTTGCTTGAGAGTTTCCACATCAACGTCACTCAGGCTCTTGAACTTAGTCGTAACTGCGGTATCACCCAAGGCATCAGCAGCTGCAAAGGTACACTTCTTTATTTTTGCCAAATTTACCTTTTTATCCCCCATTTTTTTGTTAGATCTAAATACTAGTACTTTTGGCTTTCTTCGCTGACTTTGTGACGAATTAGTCAAATTCTTAGCAA is a window from the Arachis hypogaea cultivar Tifrunner chromosome 1, arahy.Tifrunner.gnm2.J5K5, whole genome shotgun sequence genome containing:
- the LOC112803288 gene encoding non-specific lipid transfer protein GPI-anchored 7 is translated as MSLSKMHVSMFGLVLVVVMMSGMMGLSEAASSSSDNSCASQLIPCVDYLNSTKPPSSCCTPLKQTVATQLTCLCNLFNTPGLLESFHINVTQALELSRNCGITQGISSCKESAPSPSSSSTTTPPATPGSDKGSAARVAVTGFSFLALFWASMLFN